In a single window of the Heliangelus exortis chromosome 1, bHelExo1.hap1, whole genome shotgun sequence genome:
- the LOC139791402 gene encoding P2Y purinoceptor 1-like: MERKTTAGHLNFCKIDHFNFSKTGILHGRMMNGTCTISICSRNPKLEWYCYLLILVCLFTLLVGFLGNTFALRHYVYYMKTWTTSTIFLFNLALCDFTWTLMAPFSVYYSLQKLAVYSSQAFYQTIRLFFSINIYGSVCFLTLISFDRYVGAVHPITALKWWDKGKAVFCTIAVWVFIVIASMPEIYCIVAAGRQEDYTGSLDSTEGPLQFVVLFTLSKVVLRFLIPVTVIFTCYLLTLKALLQLSKRQQRRKRLVRPLLLISAAMVVFAVSFIPYHVMMMVILVYRINCQPPCGNISTLSIIYKVTEIICSINSCLDPIIFTVANQTFYRRIKSTKCHRKCQHHCCLTGRVRDITLPPKTMT; this comes from the coding sequence GCATACTCCACGGGAGGATGATGAATGGTACATGCACTATCTCCATTTGCAGCAGAAATCCCAAGCTGGAGTGGTACTGTTATTTGCTGATTCTCGTTTGCCTTTTCACTTTATTGGTAGGATTTCTTGGCAATACATTTGCACTACGACATTATGTGTACTACATGAAGACATGGACTACCAGTACTATATTTCTATTCAATTTGGCATTGTGTGATTTTACTTGGACTCTCATGGCACCTTTCTCAGTATATTATAGTCTCCAGAAGTTAGCTGTTTATTCCAGTCAAGCATTTTATCAGACCATAAGACTGTTTTTCAGTATTAACATCTACGGAAGTGTCTGTTTCCTGACACTCATCAGTTTTGACAGATATGTAGGTGCTGTCCATCCTATTACTGCATTAAAATGGTGGGACAAAGGAAAGGCTGTGTTCTGTACCATTGCTGTATGGGTCTTCATAGTGATTGCATCGATGCCAGAAATCTACTGCATAGTTGCAGCTGGAAGACAAGAGGATTACACAGGTTCCCTGGATAGCACTGAAGGACCTTTACAGTTTGTAGTGCTGTTCACACTCTCCAAGGTTGTACTGAGGTTCCTAATTCCAGTCACAGTCATCTTCACGTGCTATCTGCTGACTCTCAAAGCATTACTACAACTCAGTAAACGTCAGCAAAGAAGGAAGAGACTTGTTAGACCTCTGTTACTGATATCAGCTGCTATGGTTGtatttgctgtttctttcatACCTTATCATGTTATGATGATGGTGATACTAGTTTACAGAATTAACTGCCAGCCACCCTGTGGGAACATAAGCACATTGAGTATCATTTATAAAGTCACAGAGATAATCTGCAGCATCAATAGTTGCCTTGACCCAATCATTTTTACGGTAGCAAATCAGACATTCTATCGAAGAATTAAAAGTACAAAATGTCATCGCAAATGCCAGCACCACTGCTGTCTGACAGGAAGGGTAAGAGACATCACTCTGCCTCCAAAAACAATGACTTAA